One window of the Camelus ferus isolate YT-003-E chromosome 12, BCGSAC_Cfer_1.0, whole genome shotgun sequence genome contains the following:
- the RAP1B gene encoding ras-related protein Rap-1b: MREYKLVVLGSGGVGKSALTVQFVQGIFVEKYDPTIEDSYRKQVEVDAQQCMLEILDTAGTEQFTAMRDLYMKNGQGFALVYSITAQSTFNDLQDLREQILRVKDTDDVPMILVGNKCDLEDERVVGKEQGQNLARQWNNCAFLESSAKSKINVNEIFYDLVRQINRKTPVPGKARKKSSCQLL; this comes from the exons ATGCGTGAGTATAAGCTAGTCGTTCTTGGCTCGGGAGGCGTTGGAAAATCTGCTCTG ACTGTACAATTTGTTCAAggaatttttgttgaaaaatacgATCCTACGATAGAAGATTCTTATAGAAAG CAAGTTGAAGTAGATGCACAACAGTGTATGCTTGAAATCTTGGATACTGCAGGAACG GAACAATTTACAGCAATGAGGGATTTGTACATGAAAAATGGACAAGGCTTTGCATTAGTTTATTCCATCACAGCACAGTCCACATTTAATGATTTACAAGATCTCAGAGAACAGATTCTTCGAGTTAAAGACACTGATGAT GTTCCAATGATTCTGGTTGGTAATAAGTGTGACTTGGAAGATGAAAGAGTGGTAGGAAAGGAACAAGGTCAAAATCTAGCAAGACAGTGGAACAACTGTGCATTCTTAGAATCCTCTGcgaaatcaaaaataaatgttaatgag ATCTTTTATGACCTAGTGCGGCAAATTAACAGAAAAACTCCAGTGCCTGGGAAGGCCCGCAAAAAGTCGTCATGTCAGCTGCTTTAA